One window of the Streptomyces sp. TS71-3 genome contains the following:
- a CDS encoding HAD family hydrolase translates to MGSDAAHIVWDWNGTLFHDIDAVMGATNAAFAEIGLAPITLETYRELYCVPVPKFYERLIGRLPSDAEWLVMDAAFHRHYRLHRVRCGLAEGAQALLAQWQSAGHSQSILSLYMHEELVPLVRDFGIEAHFIRVDGRTGPSGGTKAEHMVRHLAAMAGAGVDPGRAVVIGDALDDAVAAQHVGAHAVLYTGGSHSRAALEAESGGAPVVDTLAEAVEVAGGLVR, encoded by the coding sequence ATGGGATCGGATGCTGCGCACATCGTCTGGGACTGGAACGGCACGCTGTTCCACGACATCGACGCGGTGATGGGGGCCACGAACGCCGCGTTCGCCGAGATCGGGCTCGCGCCCATCACGCTGGAGACCTACCGCGAGCTGTACTGCGTGCCCGTGCCGAAGTTCTACGAGCGGTTGATAGGGCGGCTGCCCAGCGACGCGGAGTGGCTGGTCATGGACGCCGCCTTCCACCGCCACTACCGGCTGCACCGGGTGCGCTGCGGCCTCGCGGAGGGGGCGCAGGCGCTGCTCGCCCAGTGGCAGTCGGCGGGGCACAGCCAGTCGATCCTGAGCCTGTACATGCACGAGGAGCTGGTGCCGCTGGTGCGCGACTTCGGCATCGAGGCGCACTTCATACGCGTCGACGGGCGCACGGGGCCCTCGGGCGGGACGAAGGCGGAGCACATGGTCCGGCACCTTGCCGCGATGGCGGGTGCCGGGGTCGATCCGGGTCGTGCCGTGGTGATCGGGGACGCCCTTGACGACGCGGTCGCCGCGCAGCATGTGGGGGCGCATGCGGTGCTCTACACCGGGGGGTCGCACAGTCGGGCCGCGCTGGAGGCGGAGTCGGGGGGTGCGCCTGTGGTCGACACGCTTGCGGAGGCGGTGGAGGTGGCGGGGGGTCTCGTGCGGTAG
- a CDS encoding ABC transporter ATP-binding protein, whose amino-acid sequence MTHTGSEGQGGAPGDGPAPTVIVDDVDIVYRVNGTKGGRGGAPAALRRILRPGSTAKASGVRTVHAVKKVSFTAYKGEAIGLIGTNGSGKSTLLKAIAGLLPVENGQIFTNGQPSLLGVNAALMNDLTGERNVYLGGLAMGMSRAQIKERYQGIVDFSGINEKGDFITLPMRTYSSGMAARLRFSIAAAKDHDVLLIDEALATGDRSFQRRSEARIRELRAEAGTVFLVSHNNNSIRDTCERVLWLERGELRMDGPTADVIKEYEAFTKK is encoded by the coding sequence ATGACCCACACCGGCAGCGAGGGGCAGGGCGGCGCGCCCGGCGACGGCCCCGCCCCCACAGTGATCGTCGACGACGTCGACATCGTCTACCGCGTCAACGGCACCAAGGGCGGCCGGGGCGGCGCCCCCGCCGCGCTCCGCCGGATCCTGCGGCCGGGCTCCACGGCGAAGGCGTCGGGCGTGCGGACCGTGCACGCGGTCAAGAAGGTCTCGTTCACCGCCTACAAGGGCGAGGCGATCGGCCTCATCGGAACCAACGGCTCCGGCAAGTCGACCCTGCTCAAGGCCATCGCCGGGCTGCTGCCCGTGGAGAACGGCCAGATCTTCACCAACGGCCAGCCCTCGCTGCTCGGCGTGAACGCGGCCCTGATGAACGACCTGACGGGCGAGCGGAACGTCTACCTCGGCGGTCTCGCCATGGGCATGTCCCGTGCGCAGATCAAGGAGCGGTACCAGGGGATAGTCGACTTCTCCGGGATCAACGAGAAGGGCGACTTCATCACCCTCCCGATGCGGACCTACTCGTCCGGTATGGCGGCCCGGCTGCGGTTCTCGATCGCCGCGGCCAAGGACCACGACGTCCTCCTCATCGACGAGGCCCTCGCCACCGGCGACCGCTCGTTCCAGCGCCGCTCGGAGGCCCGCATCCGCGAACTGCGCGCCGAGGCCGGCACGGTCTTCCTCGTCAGCCACAACAACAACTCCATCCGCGACACCTGCGAACGGGTGCTGTGGCTGGAGCGCGGCGAGCTGAGGATGGACGGGCCGACGGCGGACGTCATCAAGGAGTACGAGGCGTTCACGAAGAAGTAG
- a CDS encoding Rv3235 family protein, whose product MIKVMTRLPAHRRAGAGARPAAALTGPGRRGSTRPPGRHDTRRPGGTPVRTTTRTGPQTTPGSPAPGGPPPAPAGTRRTTDAPGAGRPTDVFADKLLAVLSGQRPVHWMLRHTAGQAYDDLAWLAERSPLRARGSRPVVLDIGFFVPREGAVEAFARIGAGERLSALAFRLELGRDQRWRCTAVELGGPALRRPPESVG is encoded by the coding sequence ATGATCAAGGTGATGACACGACTGCCGGCCCACCGCCGCGCCGGAGCCGGCGCCCGTCCCGCCGCCGCGCTCACCGGCCCGGGCCGCCGCGGCAGCACCCGCCCGCCCGGCCGCCACGACACGCGCCGCCCGGGTGGTACGCCCGTCCGCACGACCACCCGGACCGGCCCCCAGACCACTCCAGGATCGCCCGCGCCCGGGGGACCGCCCCCTGCCCCAGCGGGCACCCGCCGGACCACGGACGCGCCCGGTGCCGGGCGCCCCACGGACGTCTTCGCCGACAAGCTGCTCGCCGTCCTGAGCGGCCAGCGCCCCGTGCACTGGATGCTGCGGCACACCGCGGGCCAGGCCTACGACGACCTGGCCTGGCTGGCCGAACGCTCGCCCCTGCGCGCCCGGGGGAGCCGCCCGGTCGTCCTCGACATCGGCTTCTTCGTGCCCCGGGAGGGCGCCGTGGAGGCCTTCGCGCGCATCGGCGCGGGCGAGCGTCTGAGCGCCCTGGCGTTCCGCCTGGAACTCGGCCGCGACCAGCGCTGGCGCTGCACCGCCGTCGAACTGGGCGGCCCCGCCCTACGCCGCCCACCGGAGTCAGTCGGCTAA
- a CDS encoding NAD-glutamate dehydrogenase, translated as MQTKLDEAKAELLARAARVAENSPAGGHLPTGTGTTGGPGAPDQDAVLAFLQRYYLHTAAEDLADRDPVDVFGAAFSHYRLAENRPQGTANVRVHTPTVEENGWTCSHSVVEVVTDDMPFLVDSVTNELSRQSRGIHLVIHPQVVVRRDITGKLLDVLPAEEPQPSGKPDLPHDALTESWIHVEIDRETDRGDLKQITEDLLRVLSDAREAVEDWEKMRDAALRIADGLATEPTPTDLPDEEIEEARELLRWLSSDHFTFLGYREYDLRGDDALAAVPGTGLGILRSDPQHDTDEDHPVSPSFSRLPADARAKAREHRLLILTKANSRATVHRRSYLDYVGVKKFDSDGNVIGERRFLGLFSSAAYTESVRRVPVVRRKVQAVLRGAGFSPSSHDGRDLLQILETYPRDELFQTPADELQAIVTSVLYLQERRRLRLYLRKDEYGRYYSALVYLPRDRYTTGVRLRIVDILKDELRGDSVDFTAWNTESILSRLHFVVRVASGTELPQLSDGDRDRIEARLVEAARSWDDGFSEALNAECGEERAAELLRRYQGAFPEGYKADHTPRAAVADLVHLEKLNGQKGAGGKRRGRVQDFALSLYEPVGAAPDERRFKIYRTGGQVSLSSVLPVLSRLGVEVTDERPYELRCTDREAAWIYDFGLRMPKPTGTAGDYLGDDARERFQEAFAAVWTGQAENDGFNALVLGAGLNWREAMVLRAYAKYLRQAGSTFSQDYMEDTLRTNVHTTRLLVSLFEARMAPERQRAGTELIDGLLEEVQGALDQVASLDEDRILRSFLTVIKATLRTNFFQSADGGGEKDGEEGGAAGRPHGYVSMKFDPQAIPDLPAPRPAYEIWVYSPRVEGVHLRFGKVARGGLRWSDRKEDFRTEILGLVKAQMVKNTVIVPVGAKGGFVAKQLPDPSVDREAWLAEGIACYRTFISALLDITDNLVAGDVVPPDDVVRHDEDDTYLVVAADKGTATFSDIANEVAQEYNFWLGDAFASGGSAGYDHKGMGITARGAWESVKRHFRELGHDTQTEEFTVVGVGDMSGDVFGNGMLLSEHVRLVAAFDHRHIFIDPVPDAATSYAERRRLFELPRSSWADYDKELLSAGGGIFPRTAKSIQLNAHIREALGIEGNAVKMTPADLMRTILKAPVDLLWNGGIGTYVKAGSESHADVGDKANDAIRVDGADLRVRVVGEGGNLGLTQLGRIEFADRGGRVNTDAIDNSAGVDTSDHEVNIKILLNAVVANGDLTVKQRNKLLAEMTDEVGSLVLRNNYAQNIALANSVAQAPSLLHAQQRFMRRLAREGHLDRALEFLPSDRQIKERLNAGRGLSQPELAVLLAYTKITAADEIIGTSLPDDPHLQRLLHAYFPQAVRERYEEQIDAHALRREIITTLLINDTVNTGGTSFLHRLREETGASMEEIIRAQLTAREIFNLATVWDAVEDLDNVVAAGVQTRIRLHSRRLVERGTRWLLNNRPQPLQLTETVEFFGEGVSRVWGELPKLLRGSDAEWFQSLNDELAGAGVPGELAERVAGFSSAFPTLDIVAIADRMHKDPLEVAEIYYDLGDRLNIARLMDRVTELPRTDRWQSMARASIREDLNAAHAALTADVLAVGDGLATPEQRFKAWEQKNAAILGRARATLEEIQGSDSFDLANLSVAMRTMRTLLRTHH; from the coding sequence ATGCAGACCAAGCTGGACGAAGCAAAAGCCGAGTTGCTCGCGCGAGCCGCTCGGGTAGCTGAGAACAGCCCGGCAGGGGGGCACCTTCCGACCGGGACCGGGACGACGGGTGGACCGGGCGCTCCGGACCAGGACGCTGTGCTCGCGTTCCTCCAGCGCTACTACCTGCACACCGCCGCCGAGGACCTGGCGGACCGCGATCCGGTCGACGTCTTCGGTGCCGCCTTCTCCCACTACCGATTGGCTGAAAACCGTCCGCAAGGTACGGCAAATGTCCGGGTTCACACGCCGACCGTCGAGGAGAACGGCTGGACGTGCAGCCACTCGGTGGTCGAGGTGGTCACGGACGACATGCCCTTCCTGGTCGATTCCGTCACCAACGAGCTGTCCCGCCAGAGCCGCGGTATCCACCTGGTGATCCACCCCCAGGTGGTGGTGCGCCGCGACATCACCGGCAAGCTCCTGGACGTCCTGCCCGCCGAGGAGCCCCAGCCGTCGGGCAAGCCCGATCTGCCGCACGACGCTCTCACGGAGAGCTGGATCCATGTGGAGATCGATCGCGAGACCGACCGCGGTGACCTGAAGCAGATCACCGAGGATCTGCTGCGCGTGCTCTCCGACGCCCGCGAGGCCGTCGAGGACTGGGAGAAGATGCGCGACGCGGCGCTGCGGATCGCCGACGGCCTCGCCACCGAGCCCACCCCGACCGACCTCCCCGACGAGGAGATCGAGGAGGCCCGCGAGCTGCTCCGGTGGCTCTCCTCGGACCACTTCACGTTCCTCGGCTACCGCGAGTACGACCTGCGCGGCGACGACGCGCTGGCCGCCGTCCCCGGCACGGGCCTCGGAATCCTCCGCTCCGACCCGCAGCACGACACGGACGAGGACCATCCGGTCAGCCCGTCCTTCAGCCGGCTGCCCGCCGACGCCCGCGCCAAGGCCCGCGAGCACAGGCTGCTCATCCTCACCAAGGCCAACAGCCGCGCCACGGTGCACCGCCGCTCGTACCTGGACTACGTGGGCGTCAAGAAGTTCGACTCGGACGGCAACGTCATCGGGGAGCGGCGCTTCCTCGGCCTGTTCTCCTCCGCGGCGTACACCGAGTCCGTGCGCCGGGTGCCGGTGGTCCGGCGCAAGGTGCAGGCCGTGCTGCGCGGCGCCGGGTTCTCGCCCAGCAGCCACGACGGCCGCGACCTGTTGCAGATCCTGGAGACGTACCCCAGGGACGAGCTCTTCCAGACCCCGGCCGACGAGCTCCAGGCCATCGTCACCAGCGTGCTCTACCTCCAGGAGCGGCGCCGCCTGCGGCTCTACCTCCGCAAGGACGAGTACGGCCGCTACTACTCGGCCCTGGTCTACCTGCCCCGCGACCGGTACACCACCGGCGTCCGGCTGCGCATCGTGGACATCCTCAAGGACGAGCTGCGCGGCGACAGCGTCGACTTCACCGCCTGGAACACCGAGTCGATCCTCTCCCGGCTGCACTTCGTCGTCCGCGTCGCGTCCGGCACCGAGCTGCCGCAGCTCAGCGACGGCGACCGGGACCGCATCGAGGCCCGTCTCGTGGAGGCCGCGCGGAGCTGGGACGACGGGTTCAGCGAGGCGCTGAACGCCGAGTGCGGCGAGGAGCGGGCCGCCGAGCTGCTCCGCCGCTACCAGGGCGCGTTCCCCGAGGGCTACAAGGCCGACCACACTCCCCGCGCGGCGGTCGCCGACCTCGTCCACCTGGAGAAGCTGAACGGCCAGAAGGGCGCCGGCGGCAAGCGCCGTGGGCGCGTGCAGGACTTCGCGCTCTCCCTCTACGAGCCGGTGGGCGCCGCTCCCGACGAGCGCCGCTTCAAGATCTACCGGACCGGCGGCCAGGTCTCGCTCTCCTCGGTGCTGCCGGTGCTCAGCCGGCTGGGCGTGGAGGTCACCGACGAGCGCCCCTACGAGCTGCGGTGCACCGACCGCGAGGCCGCGTGGATCTACGACTTCGGCCTGAGGATGCCCAAGCCGACCGGCACCGCGGGCGACTACCTGGGTGACGACGCGCGCGAGCGGTTCCAGGAGGCCTTCGCGGCCGTGTGGACCGGGCAGGCGGAGAACGACGGCTTCAACGCCCTGGTGCTCGGCGCGGGCCTGAACTGGCGCGAGGCGATGGTGCTGCGCGCCTACGCCAAGTACCTGCGCCAGGCCGGCTCCACGTTCAGCCAGGACTACATGGAGGACACCCTCCGCACCAACGTGCACACCACCCGGCTGCTCGTCTCCCTCTTCGAGGCGCGGATGGCGCCCGAGCGGCAGCGCGCCGGGACCGAGCTGATCGACGGCCTGCTGGAGGAGGTGCAGGGCGCCCTCGACCAGGTGGCCAGCCTCGACGAGGACCGGATCCTGCGGTCCTTCCTCACCGTCATCAAGGCCACCCTGCGCACCAACTTCTTCCAGAGCGCGGACGGCGGGGGTGAGAAGGACGGCGAGGAAGGCGGAGCCGCGGGCCGGCCGCACGGCTACGTCTCCATGAAGTTCGACCCGCAGGCCATCCCCGACCTGCCGGCGCCCCGGCCGGCGTACGAGATCTGGGTGTACTCGCCCCGGGTCGAGGGAGTCCACCTCAGGTTCGGGAAGGTCGCGCGCGGCGGCCTGCGCTGGTCGGACCGGAAGGAGGACTTCCGTACGGAGATCCTCGGCCTGGTCAAGGCGCAGATGGTGAAGAACACCGTGATCGTGCCGGTGGGCGCCAAGGGCGGCTTCGTCGCCAAGCAGCTCCCGGACCCGTCGGTGGACCGCGAGGCCTGGCTCGCCGAGGGCATCGCCTGCTACCGGACCTTCATCTCCGCGCTGCTCGACATCACCGACAACCTCGTGGCCGGCGACGTGGTGCCGCCGGACGACGTCGTCCGGCACGACGAGGACGACACCTACCTGGTCGTCGCCGCCGACAAGGGCACCGCCACGTTCTCCGACATCGCCAACGAGGTCGCGCAGGAGTACAACTTCTGGCTGGGCGACGCGTTCGCCTCCGGCGGCTCCGCCGGGTACGACCACAAGGGCATGGGCATCACCGCCCGGGGCGCCTGGGAGTCCGTGAAGCGGCACTTCCGTGAGCTGGGCCACGACACGCAGACGGAGGAGTTCACCGTCGTCGGCGTCGGCGACATGTCCGGTGACGTCTTCGGCAACGGCATGCTGCTCAGCGAGCACGTCCGCCTCGTCGCGGCCTTCGACCACCGGCACATCTTCATCGACCCGGTCCCCGACGCGGCCACCTCGTACGCGGAGCGGCGCCGGCTCTTCGAGCTGCCCCGCAGCTCCTGGGCCGACTACGACAAGGAGCTGCTGTCGGCCGGCGGCGGGATCTTCCCGCGCACCGCCAAGTCCATCCAGCTCAACGCCCACATCCGCGAGGCGCTCGGCATCGAGGGCAACGCCGTCAAGATGACCCCGGCCGACCTGATGCGCACCATCCTCAAGGCCCCGGTCGACCTCCTGTGGAACGGCGGCATCGGCACCTACGTCAAGGCCGGCAGCGAGTCCCACGCGGACGTCGGCGACAAGGCGAACGACGCGATCCGGGTGGACGGCGCCGATCTGCGCGTCCGGGTCGTCGGCGAGGGCGGCAACCTCGGCCTCACCCAGCTCGGCCGGATCGAGTTCGCCGACCGCGGCGGCCGGGTCAACACCGACGCGATCGACAACAGCGCCGGCGTGGACACCTCCGACCACGAGGTGAACATCAAGATCCTGCTCAACGCGGTGGTGGCCAACGGCGACCTGACCGTGAAGCAGCGCAACAAGCTGCTCGCCGAGATGACCGACGAGGTCGGCTCCCTGGTGCTGCGGAACAACTACGCGCAGAACATCGCGCTGGCCAACTCCGTCGCCCAGGCGCCCTCGCTCCTCCACGCCCAGCAGCGCTTCATGCGCCGCCTGGCCCGCGAGGGCCACCTGGACCGCGCCCTGGAGTTCCTGCCCAGCGACCGCCAGATCAAGGAGCGGCTGAACGCCGGCCGCGGCCTGAGCCAGCCCGAGCTGGCCGTGCTCCTCGCCTACACGAAGATCACGGCCGCCGACGAGATCATCGGCACCAGCCTGCCGGACGACCCGCACCTCCAGCGCCTGCTGCACGCGTACTTCCCGCAGGCCGTGCGCGAACGGTACGAGGAGCAGATCGACGCCCACGCGCTGCGCCGCGAGATCATCACGACGCTGCTGATCAACGACACCGTGAACACCGGTGGCACCTCGTTCCTGCACCGGCTGCGCGAGGAGACCGGGGCGAGCATGGAGGAGATCATCCGGGCGCAGCTCACGGCCCGGGAGATCTTCAACCTGGCCACCGTCTGGGACGCGGTGGAGGACCTCGACAACGTGGTCGCCGCCGGCGTGCAGACCCGGATCAGGCTGCACTCGCGGCGCCTCGTCGAGCGCGGCACCCGCTGGCTGCTCAACAACAGGCCGCAGCCGTTGCAGCTCACCGAGACGGTCGAGTTCTTCGGCGAGGGTGTCAGCCGCGTCTGGGGCGAGCTGCCGAAGCTGCTGCGCGGCAGCGACGCCGAGTGGTTCCAGTCGCTCAACGACGAGCTGGCCGGGGCGGGCGTCCCCGGGGAGCTGGCCGAGCGGGTGGCCGGGTTCTCGTCGGCGTTCCCGACGCTGGACATCGTCGCCATCGCCGACCGGATGCACAAGGACCCGCTGGAGGTCGCCGAGATCTACTACGACCTCGGGGACCGGCTGAACATCGCCCGGTTGATGGACCGCGTCACCGAGCTGCCGCGCACCGACCGCTGGCAGTCCATGGCGCGTGCCTCCATCCGCGAGGACCTGAACGCGGCGCACGCCGCCCTCACGGCGGATGTGCTCGCGGTCGGGGACGGCCTTGCGACGCCCGAGCAGCGCTTCAAGGCGTGGGAGCAGAAGAACGCGGCGATCCTCGGGCGGGCCCGGGCCACGCTGGAGGAGATCCAGGGGTCGGACTCGTTCGACCTGGCGAACCTGTCGGTGGCGATGCGGACGATGCGGACGCTGCTGCGGACGCACCACTGA